Proteins found in one Misgurnus anguillicaudatus chromosome 3, ASM2758022v2, whole genome shotgun sequence genomic segment:
- the septin3 gene encoding neuronal-specific septin-3 isoform X2 translates to MSEIVPPEVRPKPAVPAKPSHVTPPSGVPFLTSPQGTGGEGQGSGRGSTLLGYIGIDTIIEQMRKKTMKTGFDFNIMVVGQSGLGKSTLVNTLFKSQVSRRTTAWSRDEKIPKTVEIKSVSHVIEEGGVKMKLTVVDTPGFGDQINNNNCWEPISKYINEQYEKFLKEEVNISRKKRIPDTRVHCCLYFISPTGHSLRQLDIEFMKHLSRSVNIIPVIAKSDTLTPEEKTEFKQRVRKELEACGIECYPQKEFDEDMEDKSDNDKIREAMPFAVVGSDKEYQFNGKRVLGRKSAWGMVEVENPDHCEFSLLRDFLIRSHLQDLKEVTHNIHYETYRAKRLNDNGGLHLISSSGNDTQESNL, encoded by the exons ATGTCAGAAATTGTCCCCCCTGAAGTGAGACCCAAACCTGCTGTCCCGGCTAAGCCGTCTCATGTGACCCCACCTTCCGGCGTTCCCTTTTTGACTTCACCCCAAGGGACGGGGGGTGAGGGTCAAGGGTCAGGTCGAGGATCTACGTTGCTTGGATACATTGGTATAGACACCATCATTGAGCAGATGCGGAAGAAGACGATGAAGACGGGGTTCGACTTTAACATCATGGTGGTTG gtCAGAGTGGTCTTGGCAAATCCACTCTGGTTAACACCCTGTTTAAGTCACAAGTTAGCAGGAGGACCACAGCTTGGAGTCGTGATGAGAAGATTCCAAAGACTGTTGAGATCAAGTCTGTATCTCACG TGATTGAGGAAGGTGGAGTGAAGATGAAGTTAACTGTGGTTGACACACCAGGTTTTGGGGACCAAATCAACAATAATAACTG CTGGGAGCCCATATCCAAATACATCAATGAACAATATGAGAAGTTTTTGAAAGAAGAAGTCAACATTTCTCGCAAAAAACGCATTCCAGATACCAGAGTTCACTGCTGCCTGTACTTCATTTCCCCAACTGGACATTC GCTTCGCCAGTTGGATATTGAGTTTATGAAACATCTGAGTCGTTCGGTCAACATCATTCCTGTCATCGCAAAATCTGACACGCTCACTCCTGAGGAGAAAACTGAATTTAAACAGAGG GTGAGGAAGGAACTGGAAGCGTGTGGGATCGAGTGTTATCCACAAAAAGAGTTTGATGAAGACATGGAGGATAAGAGTGATAATGATAAGATCAGG GAAGCAATGCCCTTTGCCGTGGTAGGAAGTGATAAAGAGTACCAGTTCAATGGCAAACGAGTTCTGGGTAGAAAGTCGGCATGGGGAATGGTGGAGG TTGAAAATCCAGATCACTGCGAATTCTCCTTACTTCGAGATTTCCTGATTAG GTCTCACCTCCAGGACCTGAAGGAGGTCACCCATAACATTCACTATGAGACATACCGTGCCAAGAGACTCAATGATAATGGAGGTCTGCATCTCATCTCCTCCTCCGGCAATGACACGCAAGAGAGTAACCTGTGA